A single genomic interval of Chitinophaga sp. 180180018-3 harbors:
- a CDS encoding DUF4349 domain-containing protein, with the protein MRLSFYYLGIPLLALCACSNMKESDLVKAMASTADSTAFAQDISTSLNSGSRKRIKSADVRCRVSNVFAATSSIEQLVNRLDGVVVESNLQNESVAHYSLPYSVDSIKSVQLYTPVATLTLRVPEDKLDSVVYSLTAMAAFIDHRIKKNEDATMKYLANALRNEQRGKSAANEKVVPAKNGTAVDVAEYKDNQDAAVVNRRVENLSILDQAAYSTFTVQLFQPQVADVQILFNPDRASRAGFGTELATSLRTGAEVLRNILLFFVSIWPFVIAGIVGWVGYRKLRVKH; encoded by the coding sequence ATGCGCCTATCATTCTATTACCTGGGTATACCCCTGTTGGCACTCTGTGCCTGCTCCAATATGAAGGAATCTGATCTGGTAAAAGCAATGGCATCCACGGCAGACTCCACTGCCTTTGCACAGGATATCAGTACCAGTCTTAATTCCGGCTCCCGCAAAAGAATTAAATCGGCCGACGTGCGATGTCGTGTCAGCAATGTATTTGCCGCTACCTCCAGCATAGAGCAGCTTGTTAACCGGCTGGATGGTGTGGTAGTAGAAAGTAATCTGCAGAATGAATCTGTGGCGCATTACAGTCTGCCTTATTCGGTGGACTCTATCAAGAGCGTACAGCTATATACTCCGGTAGCAACCCTAACATTGCGGGTGCCGGAAGATAAGCTGGATTCAGTTGTTTATTCACTCACTGCTATGGCTGCTTTCATTGATCATCGCATAAAGAAGAATGAAGATGCAACGATGAAATATCTGGCCAATGCACTGAGAAATGAACAGCGCGGGAAGAGCGCTGCCAACGAAAAAGTAGTGCCTGCAAAAAACGGTACTGCGGTGGATGTAGCCGAGTACAAAGACAATCAGGATGCAGCAGTTGTGAATCGCCGGGTGGAAAACCTTTCCATACTCGACCAGGCGGCGTATTCCACCTTTACCGTACAATTGTTTCAACCACAGGTAGCAGATGTTCAGATACTATTCAACCCCGACAGAGCGAGTCGTGCCGGATTTGGCACGGAGCTGGCTACTTCACTGCGCACGGGCGCGGAAGTGCTGCGCAATATCCTGCTTTTCTTCGTGAGCATCTGGCCTTTTGTGATTGCAGGAATCGTTGGTTGGGTAGGATATAGGAAGCTGAGAGTTAAGCATTGA
- a CDS encoding AraC family transcriptional regulator, with protein sequence MPVLPQKYQTRKAAITEAFIAAVNKHIDQILTGEADRMYHIRDFAALMFIHPVHLSNTIKLHTGYAPCYFFENRVMEEARKMLQDPGLSIASIAGKLTFDNSNFTKFFKRFEGVTPSQYRQQLSEVALQVDRF encoded by the coding sequence ATGCCAGTACTTCCGCAAAAATACCAGACGAGAAAAGCAGCCATCACCGAAGCGTTCATCGCAGCCGTGAATAAACATATAGATCAGATCCTGACAGGCGAGGCAGACCGGATGTATCACATCCGGGATTTTGCGGCACTGATGTTTATTCATCCGGTGCATCTCAGTAATACGATTAAGTTACATACAGGTTATGCGCCCTGCTATTTTTTTGAGAACCGTGTGATGGAAGAAGCCAGGAAGATGTTGCAGGATCCCGGGCTGAGCATTGCATCCATCGCCGGGAAACTGACGTTCGATAATTCCAATTTCACTAAATTCTTCAAACGGTTCGAAGGTGTGACGCCTTCGCAATACAGGCAGCAGCTGTCAGAGGTAGCGTTGCAGGTAGATCGGTTTTAG
- a CDS encoding TetR/AcrR family transcriptional regulator — MNDTREHILTTSLKLFLQKNFKEVTMKEIVTETGMSKGAFYHYFSSKEQVFEEVINFFYGDMMTVKYEQFSKESLRDFYIGYLAYMDRKMKEAKYAVGADGQKSFVSNHYMLIFDAMKILPKFREEHLIRQREEIRAWTEIVKIARKKNEIKTQMTDAQVAKMFVYVGDGLGVNTIVSGSLDRIQKELIPLWEGLYKMLSGRE; from the coding sequence ATGAATGATACGAGAGAGCATATACTGACTACTTCGTTGAAATTATTTCTCCAGAAGAATTTCAAAGAGGTAACCATGAAAGAGATAGTGACAGAAACGGGTATGTCGAAAGGCGCATTCTATCATTATTTCAGCAGTAAGGAACAGGTTTTTGAAGAAGTGATTAATTTCTTCTATGGAGATATGATGACGGTGAAATACGAACAGTTCTCCAAAGAATCGCTGCGTGATTTTTATATTGGCTACCTGGCGTATATGGATCGGAAAATGAAGGAAGCAAAATATGCAGTTGGGGCAGATGGCCAGAAGAGCTTTGTCAGCAACCATTACATGCTCATCTTCGATGCGATGAAGATATTGCCGAAATTCAGGGAAGAACATTTGATAAGGCAACGGGAGGAAATCAGGGCATGGACGGAGATCGTGAAAATCGCCAGGAAAAAAAACGAAATAAAAACTCAGATGACAGACGCCCAGGTAGCGAAGATGTTTGTATATGTCGGCGATGGACTGGGAGTTAACACCATCGTTTCCGGGTCGCTGGATCGTATACAGAAAGAACTGATACCGCTTTGGGAGGGATTGTATAAGATGCTTTCCGGAAGGGAATAG
- a CDS encoding HlyD family secretion protein, giving the protein MKKKHIRLFILSAVIAIAAGTGAYFIIKDRAYASTDNAQVDGDIVAIRSGVTSWVEAIRFSDNQPVKKGDTLVILNTVALAAKVQQAVALLENAAQNLNTADLRALASSRNANASLLNTVSDQQTIAAAKANLDKASHDMDRSTALLSIRATTQQQQEAVKTAWLLAKADYEKAVSREKSTSTTSAGLEIQARAEHRQISATQALVQQRRAELKLAEDDLSHACVLAPFDGFVTKRSIKEGQYVSAGQTLFALIDTRNIWVTANFKETELRKIKTGQPVEITLDAYPDTPLSGRVASFSGATGAKFSLLPPDNATGNFIKITQRFPIRIAIDNMAASRISSLFPGLSAFVKINIR; this is encoded by the coding sequence ATGAAAAAGAAGCACATACGGCTATTCATTCTCTCCGCCGTCATCGCCATTGCAGCAGGCACCGGTGCCTACTTCATTATAAAGGACAGGGCCTACGCCAGTACCGATAACGCGCAGGTCGACGGTGACATCGTTGCCATCCGTTCCGGGGTCACCTCCTGGGTAGAAGCCATCCGGTTCAGTGATAACCAGCCGGTGAAAAAGGGAGATACCCTGGTAATACTCAATACGGTTGCATTAGCCGCTAAAGTACAACAGGCTGTTGCCTTACTGGAAAATGCAGCACAAAACCTCAACACTGCTGATCTGCGCGCCCTTGCCAGCAGCCGCAATGCCAATGCCTCGCTGCTGAACACGGTATCAGATCAGCAAACCATTGCTGCCGCAAAAGCGAACCTGGATAAAGCCAGCCACGACATGGATCGTTCCACCGCACTGCTCAGTATCAGGGCTACTACCCAACAACAGCAGGAAGCTGTAAAAACCGCATGGTTGCTGGCAAAAGCCGACTATGAAAAAGCCGTCAGCCGCGAAAAAAGTACGTCGACCACCTCAGCAGGACTGGAAATACAGGCCCGGGCAGAACACCGCCAGATTTCCGCGACCCAGGCACTCGTGCAGCAACGCCGCGCTGAACTGAAACTCGCTGAGGATGACCTGAGCCATGCCTGTGTACTCGCACCCTTCGATGGATTTGTCACTAAACGAAGCATTAAAGAAGGGCAATATGTAAGCGCCGGCCAAACGCTCTTTGCCCTCATCGATACCCGTAACATCTGGGTGACAGCTAATTTTAAGGAAACAGAACTCAGGAAGATAAAAACCGGGCAACCAGTCGAAATCACACTGGACGCCTATCCCGACACCCCGCTATCGGGCCGCGTAGCCTCGTTTTCCGGTGCTACCGGTGCAAAGTTCTCCCTGCTCCCACCTGACAATGCCACCGGTAATTTTATCAAAATCACGCAGCGATTTCCCATTCGGATCGCTATTGATAACATGGCTGCCTCTCGCATCAGTTCCCTGTTCCCGGGACTAAGCGCTTTTGTAAAGATCAACATCAGGTAA